From Meleagris gallopavo isolate NT-WF06-2002-E0010 breed Aviagen turkey brand Nicholas breeding stock unplaced genomic scaffold, Turkey_5.1 ChrUn_random_7180001872051, whole genome shotgun sequence, the proteins below share one genomic window:
- the LOC104916133 gene encoding outer dense fiber protein 3-like: MTLLQTPGPAALPKVAVDAYKTRAPAYTMAARPKPAEGKAAKPGPADYSVGRVTLIKPQAPASTFGIRHSLYTTPLIVE, encoded by the exons ATGACTCTCTTGCAGACTCCGGGTCCTGCGGCGTTGCCCAAAGTCGCTGTGGATGCCTACAAGACCAGGGCGCCCGCGTACACCATGGCGGCCCGACCAAAACCTGCAGAGGGCAAAGCAGCGAAGCCCGGGCCGGCAGACTACAGCGTAGGCCGG GTGACACTGATCAAGCCCCAGGCGCCTGCATCCACTTTTGGAATCCGGCATTCCCTCTACACAACCCCTCTGATTGTGGAATAA